One genomic region from Natrinema caseinilyticum encodes:
- a CDS encoding Lrp/AsnC family transcriptional regulator produces MDTKDVQILTTLASAGTASPETIEELTGIPKSTVHYRLTQLRESGIIENDIYDINLEEAGLSITLISEIWAEFEEGYHDTVGEQLAAVEGVNQVYFTMGDTDFVVIAHLANREMVEKLIEDYESIDGIDRTSSKFVISTVKDEPNALNDFHVETLIDALAD; encoded by the coding sequence ATGGATACGAAAGATGTCCAAATCTTGACCACGCTCGCAAGTGCTGGCACGGCGAGTCCCGAAACGATCGAAGAATTGACCGGAATTCCGAAATCGACCGTTCACTATCGGCTCACCCAGCTCCGCGAGTCCGGCATCATCGAGAACGATATCTACGATATCAACCTTGAGGAGGCCGGACTATCCATCACGCTCATCTCGGAAATCTGGGCGGAGTTCGAGGAAGGGTATCACGATACCGTCGGCGAGCAACTCGCCGCCGTCGAAGGCGTCAACCAGGTGTATTTCACGATGGGGGACACCGATTTCGTCGTGATCGCCCACCTCGCGAACCGCGAGATGGTCGAGAAGTTAATCGAAGACTACGAATCGATCGACGGAATCGATCGTACGTCGTCCAAATTCGTTATTTCCACCGTCAAAGACGAACCGAACGCCCTCAACGATTTTCACGTCGAGACGCTGATCGACGCGCTCGCCGACTAG
- the moaC gene encoding cyclic pyranopterin monophosphate synthase MoaC, with the protein MSENDDAGDPSDGGNGRAETGTDTDTGTETGTRTDADADELTHTTAEGDVQMVDVGDKPDSERRAVAAGEIRLRRSTIEAITDDEVGKGDVLATARIGAIQAVKHTWETIPMCHQIPITNVETDFSLGDDRVELRVAVETTGKTGCEMEALEGVTTGLNVVWDMVKAVEKDEDGQYPNTGIENVRVLQKAKRRT; encoded by the coding sequence ATGAGTGAGAACGACGACGCGGGCGACCCGAGTGACGGCGGAAACGGGCGTGCCGAGACGGGGACGGATACCGACACTGGGACGGAGACGGGGACGCGGACGGATGCCGATGCGGACGAACTGACCCACACCACGGCGGAGGGCGACGTTCAGATGGTCGACGTCGGCGACAAACCGGATAGCGAGCGTCGTGCGGTCGCGGCCGGGGAGATCCGCCTTCGACGGTCGACGATCGAGGCGATCACCGACGACGAGGTGGGCAAGGGCGACGTCCTCGCGACCGCCCGAATCGGCGCGATCCAGGCCGTCAAGCACACCTGGGAGACGATCCCCATGTGCCACCAGATCCCGATCACGAACGTCGAGACCGACTTCTCGCTCGGTGACGATCGGGTCGAACTGCGGGTCGCCGTCGAGACCACCGGCAAGACGGGCTGTGAGATGGAAGCTCTCGAGGGGGTGACGACCGGTCTGAACGTCGTCTGGGACATGGTCAAGGCCGTCGAGAAAGACGAGGATGGTCAGTACCCGAATACCGGAATCGAGAACGTTCGGGTCCTGCAAAAAGCGAAACGACGGACGTAA